Part of the Flavobacterium okayamense genome, TTATATGATTCGTTTAATAATAAAGGTTCTTTTTCTACAAAATATCCTTGGATAATTTCAGTTAACATTGCTGTTGAAAACAAACTGCTTGTTTTGTTATTAAAATATGCAAAAAGCAAAGGCTCTTGAAAGACAGCTTCGTTTTCGAAATCTATTTTTTCTAATAATTCGGGGTTTTCTTTATAAAATAGCAATTGAATAGTATTAATAATACTCATAAGTTATTTTTATAAAATAGTTACTAAAAAATTCCAAAACATATGAGCTATTAAACCATAGTAAAAGCCGAATTTTAATCTAAGTTTACTAAAAATAAAACCCGCTAAAAAATAAGGTAATAACACAACTGGACTTAATAAAATATTTATTAAATTATTATAATCAGCATGAAAAACAAAATGAGAATACCCAAATAAGATTATTGATAAGTATAAAATAGCCTTTGGGTTATTAGCATAAAAGTTTTCAACTATATTATGATGCTTTTTTACAATTTGATATATGATAATATAAAGAAAAACAAAAGACAAAATAATCAATGGTGCTATAATGGGGTTTTGAAAATTCATGTTAGGAAAAAAAAGTAAAAATGTAAATATTATTCCAATACAATAAAAAGTAGCATTTCTTATTGAATATTTTAATCCCAGTCTATATAATAATTCTTCAAAAAAAGGGACAATTAGAATCAATATTAATTTATGAACAATAGTATCATTAAATCCTTTTGAAACAACAACTCTTTTTGTATTTATATTGAAAAAATCATCAATTTCATTTAAAAAAAATAACTTGTAATACTTTATTAAAAGTATTGCTATTGTAACTAAAACTATTGTAAATAAAAAAACTGATACTTTTTTCATTTTTATCTTATTGTAATTTTACTTGATAAATTTATATGTTTACTTTCACTAGGTAAATTAGCGAGACATTTGTCTCGCTAATAATTGTTTAGTTTGTTATAATCTGCCATAAATTATAAACACCTACAAAAATATCCGCAATTGGATTACCAGTATAATCAGCAGTATCAGGTAGGCTATCATGACAAGAATTCTCAGTACCACCAGAAATAGTTGCTAATAGCTCATTTGAAGTTGTTGCTTCTGCTCTTTCTTTAAGAGCATCTAAACTTAATTTACTCATTTTTTTAAATTTTAATATTGATTATAAATTTTACAACACCCTTAAGCTATTTTGCGCGCCAAATAATTTTAAGAATGCACTGCAAACATAACGTATCAAAAAAAAAAAAAATTACGGTTTTTACCTCTAATTGATGCGGTTTATAAATTTTAAACTAATTTTAACAATCTCGCTTTATCAATTAAATCTTTATCATTTCCATTTTCTCCTTCTAATAGATGAAATTTAATCTCTTTCTTTCTTTTTTCAATTGCACTTAATGAAATTCCTGTGAATCCTGGTAAATCTTTTGTTTTTATTCCTCTTTCAAGAAGTCTTATAATTTCAGCATCTAAATCGTCAAATCTAAATTTTGTTTGATTAAATTGATTCAAAGCATCTAACATGGTTTCAGAAATAAAAAACTCTCCATTAAAAACTTTTGAAAAGATTTCTGAAAAAGATTCAAAGTCGATATCCGATTTATTTATAATTGCATCAGGTTTTAATTCTTTAAATAATTTATTAACTATACAACCTTCAGCATGCATAGATATCATAAAAATTTTAGCATCGGTAAATTTTTTCTTGAAATCTAAAGCCAAATCAAGACCATCATAAATACTCATCTCTATATATTCGGGCATACTAATATCGAAAATAGCAAAATCAATTTTGTTATTTTCGTTGTAGTTAACTTTTATCAGATTATACGCTTCCTTAGTATTTGAACTTCTTAAAAATTCAAGTTCATAATTTTCTAATGAACAGCTTATCAAATTAATGTATGCATCTATTATAAATGGATGATCATCCACAATTAATATTCTAAGTTTTGTAGACATTTTATTTTTTTACAGCGTTCAAATATATAACGCTTTAAAGTTTTTTTATTGCATAAAATGTTATTTTTTTAAACTTATTTTTTATTTTGTTACAAATCAATATTATACAGCTTATTTGTTTAAAATATGTAACAATTACTTTTTGAAAATTTATTATTAAACATTTATTTATCTATTACAAATACTACTTTTACAAATCGAGAGTTATAGTATTTATGAAGCAAATAGGTTTCTTTTGGTTGTTGTTGTTTTTCATTTCGAGTGTACATGCTCAAGAAGTGGAAAAAAATTACCAATCGAAAAAAATTGCGGTTTCAAACGATACCATTTCGCTTGCTAAAGAAAGCTTAAACCCCAAACATTTTGAAGTTTTAGACAAACTGGGCAACAAAATAGATTCCGCCGCTTACGAAGTCAACTTTGAAAAAGGCTTTTTGCTTTTTAAATCGAATGTACAAGATTCGGTTACCGTAAATTATCTAACCTATCCAAAATTCTTAACAAAAGAATATGCTATTTACGATGATAGCAAAGTAGTTCCTAACGAAAGCGGTCAGCTTTTTGTAACGGGTAACGAACAAAAAAATAAATTTCAACCTTTTGATGGATTAAATACTTCGGGAAGTATTTCACGAGGCATTACGGTTGGAAATAACCAAAATACGGTGGTGAATTCCAATTTAGATTTACAAATCACAGGAAAAATTTCCGATAAAGTTAGTTTACGCGCTTCCATTCAAGATAGCAACATTCCGTTGCAAGATGGCGGCTATTCTCAAAAATTAGATGAATTTGACCAAATTTTCATCGAACTATTTTCTGATAATTGGAGCATTCGTGCAGGAGATTTATTTTTAGAGAATCGACAATCACAATTTTTAAATTTCAACAAAAAAGTACAAGGTTTATCAACCCGATTTAATTTTGGAAACACTACTTCAAAAACTGAAATTCAAGCTTCAGCGGCTTTAGTTCGCGGACAATATGCGCGAAGTACTTTTACCGGTCAAGAAGGGAATCAAGGTCCGTACAAACTAAAAGGCAACAATAACGAATTGTATGTTTTGGTTATTTCGGGTTCGGAACGAGTTTACGTAAACGGAATTTTACTAAAACGAGGTGAAAACAACGATTACACAATCGATTACAACGCTGGCGAAATTACATTTACATCGCTTTTCCCAATTACTTCTGAAATGCGAATTAATATTGAATACCAATATTCTGATAGAAATTTTACGCGATTTGTAACTTACGGTGGCGCAAAACGTGAAGGTGAAAAATTCACCATTGGTACTTATATTTATTCGGAAAATGATGTAAAAAACCAACCATTGCAACAAAATTTATCGCAAGAACAAGTTAGTATTCTTCAGAATGCTGGTGATGATATTAGTTTGATGACTGCGCCATCTGCTTATGAAGATTCGTATTCTGAAAATAAAATTTTATACAGAAAAATACTTGTTGGAACGGAAGAAGTTTTTGAGTTCTCAACCGATGAAAACGAAGTGTTGTACAATGTTCGCTTTAGTTTTGTGGGAACTAATCAAGGAAGTTATGCTTTAGCGAGTAATAATGCGATTGGAAAAATATACGAATATGCTGGTGCTGGCTTAGGCGATTACGAACCAACTATTCCATTGGTTGCGCCAACAAAAATTCAAATTGCAACCGTTTTAGGAGCCTACACTCCTACCGAAAAAACTAATATTGATTTTGAAATTGCGGTTTCTAATAACGACAGAAATCTCTATTCTGGAATTGACGATAATGACAATCAAGGAATTGCCGCAAAAGTGAATGCCAATCAACGATTGTATTCTGGAAGCTTTTTGTTGGATGGTTTTGCCAATTTCAATTTAATTCAGAAAGATTTTAGAAGCATTGAGCGTTTGTTCAACATCGAATTTAATCGTGATTGGAACTTGAACAATCCTTTAGGCAATCAAAGTTTGTTAATTACCGGAACCAATTTCAATTTTAAAAAGAACGGTTTTGCTAAATATCAATTGGAAAAACTAGACTTTTCAGAAAACTTTTCTGGAACAAGACATTTAGTTGAATCTAATTTACGATTCAATAAAACTACACTTTCAACCAATTTTAGTGCTTTATCAAGTGCGAGTGATTATGCCGATTCAAAATTTATTCGAAATCAAACCATTGGAAAGCATCATTTTGGAAAAAATTGGGTGGGTGCAAGTTTGAGTTTAGAAAACAATCAAGAAACCTTAGCTTCAACAAATGAATTGAGTAATTTAAGTCAGAAATTTACCGAATACGGAGCGTTTGTTGGCCGTGGCGATTCGACCAAAGTTTTTGTAGAATTAGGCTACTTAAACCGAGTTAATGATAGTGTTCAGGATGGAAATTTAAGTCGTGTAAATCGTTCTGATTCATATTATTTAAAA contains:
- a CDS encoding CPBP family glutamic-type intramembrane protease, translating into MKKVSVFLFTIVLVTIAILLIKYYKLFFLNEIDDFFNINTKRVVVSKGFNDTIVHKLILILIVPFFEELLYRLGLKYSIRNATFYCIGIIFTFLLFFPNMNFQNPIIAPLIILSFVFLYIIIYQIVKKHHNIVENFYANNPKAILYLSIILFGYSHFVFHADYNNLINILLSPVVLLPYFLAGFIFSKLRLKFGFYYGLIAHMFWNFLVTIL
- a CDS encoding response regulator, which gives rise to MSTKLRILIVDDHPFIIDAYINLISCSLENYELEFLRSSNTKEAYNLIKVNYNENNKIDFAIFDISMPEYIEMSIYDGLDLALDFKKKFTDAKIFMISMHAEGCIVNKLFKELKPDAIINKSDIDFESFSEIFSKVFNGEFFISETMLDALNQFNQTKFRFDDLDAEIIRLLERGIKTKDLPGFTGISLSAIEKRKKEIKFHLLEGENGNDKDLIDKARLLKLV